In Elaeis guineensis isolate ETL-2024a chromosome 1, EG11, whole genome shotgun sequence, a genomic segment contains:
- the LOC109505499 gene encoding oleoyl-acyl carrier protein thioesterase 2, chloroplastic-like isoform X2: MPGARSYRMWPEAVAGGVGAVLPGEDGCAAVGLTATVADGGDGKGLAERLRLGSLVEDGLSYKESFIMRCYEVGINKTATIETIADLLQA; encoded by the exons ATGCCGGGGGCGCGGAGTTACCGGATGTGGCCGGAGGCTGTGGCTGGTGGCGTGGGTGCGGTGCTCCCGGGCGAAGATGGCTGCGCGGCGGTGGGGCTGACGGCGACGGTGGCAGATGGCGGCGACGGGAAGGGGCTGGCGGAAAGGCTCCGACTGGGAAGTCTGGTAGAGGACGGGCTGTCGTACAAGGAGAGCTTCATCATGAGGTGCTACGAGGTGGGGATCAACAAGACCGCCACCATCGAGACTATCGCCGATCTCCTCCAG GCTTGA
- the LOC109505499 gene encoding oleoyl-acyl carrier protein thioesterase 2, chloroplastic-like isoform X1, translating to MPGARSYRMWPEAVAGGVGAVLPGEDGCAAVGLTATVADGGDGKGLAERLRLGSLVEDGLSYKESFIMRCYEVGINKTATIETIADLLQVYLLRMDTGEVSKVFTAGYFDALLYRCLEMLEEA from the exons ATGCCGGGGGCGCGGAGTTACCGGATGTGGCCGGAGGCTGTGGCTGGTGGCGTGGGTGCGGTGCTCCCGGGCGAAGATGGCTGCGCGGCGGTGGGGCTGACGGCGACGGTGGCAGATGGCGGCGACGGGAAGGGGCTGGCGGAAAGGCTCCGACTGGGAAGTCTGGTAGAGGACGGGCTGTCGTACAAGGAGAGCTTCATCATGAGGTGCTACGAGGTGGGGATCAACAAGACCGCCACCATCGAGACTATCGCCGATCTCCTCCAG GTATATTTGCTTAGAATGGACACAGGTGAAGTTTCCAAAGTCTTCACAGCCGGTTATTTTGATGCTCTTCTCTACCGTTGCTTGGAGATGCTGGAGGAAGCATAA